In the Shewanella sp. OMA3-2 genome, one interval contains:
- the gspJ gene encoding type II secretion system minor pseudopilin GspJ: MFTTAVKNQRGFTLLEMIIAIAIFAMIGLAANSVLSTVMKNDEVTKTFSVRLKALQQGFGAIERDLGQIVARTFRGLDGERSKSYFQAGDNMLDSETEALVFYRLGWLNPDGILPRGSIQSVAYVVQGGRLERWYYPYPEPESGAEPLKTLIIENVLSIEYSFYINDKWQRKTDGTTMPKGIAIKLDIEGLGEIQRLFLLPKGAPIPNPSDKSDPENGSDNSNESDKDKVDDGTDTDDNGRNIGEDERG, translated from the coding sequence ATGTTCACAACCGCGGTTAAAAACCAAAGAGGGTTTACGCTACTTGAGATGATTATTGCCATCGCTATTTTTGCGATGATTGGTCTTGCAGCAAACTCGGTGTTATCCACCGTGATGAAAAACGATGAAGTCACCAAAACTTTCTCCGTTCGTTTAAAAGCGTTACAGCAAGGTTTTGGTGCAATTGAACGAGATTTGGGCCAGATTGTGGCGCGTACATTTCGTGGTTTAGATGGTGAGCGTAGCAAGAGTTATTTTCAAGCTGGTGACAACATGCTTGATTCAGAGACTGAGGCATTGGTGTTTTATCGCTTAGGTTGGTTAAACCCTGATGGTATTTTACCTCGAGGTAGCATTCAATCGGTTGCCTATGTTGTGCAAGGTGGCCGCCTAGAGCGCTGGTATTACCCTTACCCAGAACCTGAAAGTGGTGCAGAACCACTAAAAACGCTTATTATTGAAAATGTATTATCAATAGAATACTCATTTTATATCAATGATAAATGGCAGCGAAAAACCGATGGCACCACCATGCCAAAAGGGATTGCGATTAAGCTAGACATTGAGGGGTTAGGGGAAATACAACGGCTGTTTTTACTGCCCAAAGGTGCGCCTATACCAAATCCCAGCGATAAAAGCGACCCTGAAAATGGTTCGGACAACAGTAACGAGTCTGATAAAGATAAGGTCGATGATGGCACAGATACTGATGATAATGGCCGTAATATCGGTGAGGATGAACGAGGTTGA
- the gspC gene encoding type II secretion system protein GspC yields MDLLDKLITKAAVIPHKQVSNIVFGLGLIIVLLLAAQITWKLMPMSDNQANWQPSPISTSSAKRVELSAVRNLLLFGQIDSNNNRPKAEVVEQITDAPKTNLSILLTGVVASTSEQHGLAVIESSGNQETYSLGDKIKGTSASLKEVYADRIIITNSGRYETLMLDGLTYTTQSNINQQLQQAKTDQRDTRDVRKVDMRNSTLSAELAHSRQELLSDPSKITDYIAISPVQKDGEIAGYRLNPGKDVELFKQAGFQPSDLAKSINGFDLTEMSQALEVMTQLSELTEMSVMVEREGQLVEIMFSLPQH; encoded by the coding sequence ATGGATTTATTAGATAAACTGATCACCAAAGCGGCTGTTATCCCTCATAAACAAGTGAGTAATATTGTCTTTGGGCTAGGTCTTATAATTGTGTTGCTGCTTGCAGCACAAATTACATGGAAGTTAATGCCCATGTCTGACAATCAGGCAAACTGGCAACCCTCTCCTATATCGACGTCTTCTGCTAAGCGTGTCGAGCTTAGTGCTGTGCGCAATTTATTATTATTTGGTCAAATTGATAGTAATAATAACCGCCCTAAGGCTGAGGTCGTTGAGCAAATCACTGACGCGCCTAAAACCAATTTATCCATTCTTTTGACGGGTGTGGTCGCATCAACATCTGAGCAGCATGGTTTGGCCGTGATTGAATCTAGCGGCAACCAAGAAACCTACAGTCTTGGCGATAAAATTAAAGGGACTTCTGCTTCACTAAAAGAGGTCTACGCCGATCGCATTATCATTACTAATTCAGGGCGTTATGAGACCTTGATGTTAGATGGCTTAACATACACCACGCAAAGCAATATAAATCAACAGCTTCAGCAGGCTAAAACTGACCAGCGTGATACTCGTGATGTTAGAAAAGTAGATATGCGCAATAGCACACTTTCTGCTGAATTGGCTCATTCACGTCAGGAATTACTGTCTGACCCAAGTAAAATTACCGATTACATTGCCATTTCGCCCGTTCAAAAAGACGGTGAGATAGCAGGGTATCGTTTAAATCCAGGTAAAGATGTGGAACTGTTTAAGCAAGCAGGGTTCCAACCGAGTGATTTAGCTAAATCAATTAACGGATTTGATCTGACCGAAATGAGTCAGGCATTAGAAGTGATGACGCAGTTGTCTGAATTGACGGAAATGTCAGTAATGGTCGAACGCGAAGGACAATTGGTCGAAATCATGTTTAGTTTGCCACAACATTAA
- the gspI gene encoding type II secretion system minor pseudopilin GspI, with the protein MNNAKGMTLLEVIVALAVFSIAAVSVTKSLGEQMANMPILEERTLGQWVASNQMVEARLPDKFPDIGSKDGQVELAGEEWYWRQEVVKTTDENFRMIRVSVSKDERYKRIVAQVSSYVHNRG; encoded by the coding sequence ATGAATAATGCTAAAGGTATGACCTTACTAGAAGTGATTGTTGCTTTAGCGGTATTTTCTATCGCAGCAGTGTCGGTGACTAAAAGTCTAGGCGAGCAAATGGCCAACATGCCGATATTAGAAGAGCGGACTTTAGGGCAGTGGGTTGCCAGCAACCAAATGGTTGAAGCCCGTTTACCAGATAAATTCCCCGATATTGGCTCTAAAGATGGCCAGGTAGAACTAGCCGGAGAAGAATGGTATTGGCGACAGGAAGTGGTAAAAACCACCGATGAAAATTTTAGAATGATCCGCGTGAGTGTGAGCAAAGACGAGCGCTATAAACGCATAGTGGCACAAGTGAGTAGTTATGTTCACAACCGCGGTTAA
- the gspD gene encoding type II secretion system secretin GspD, translating into MNNKGLRHKIIAGMIAGAAMLASHGAWSEQYAANFKGTDIQEFINIVGKNLNKTIIVDPTVRGKINVRSYDLLNDDQYYQFFLNVLQVYGYAVVEMENHVIKVIKDKDAKTAAIRVADDSTPGLGDEMVTRIVALYNTEAKQLAPLLRQLNDNAGGGNVVNYDPSNVLMISGRAAVVNKLVDIVRRVDKQGDTAVQVVSLEFASAGEIVRIIDTLYRSSANQAQLPGQAPKVVADERMNAVIVSGDEKSRQRVVELIKRLDAEQATTGNTKVRYLRYAKAEDLVEVLTGFAQNLQSDKDGGATQAGGSSKRRNEINIMAHPDTNALVISAEPDQMRTIESVINQLDIRRAQVLVEAIIVEVAEGDDVGFGIQWVAEAGGGTQFNNLGPTIGEIGAGIWSARDQKASQTCSGAGDNQTCTDNPDTPGDITLLAQALGKVNGMAWGVAMGDFGALIQAVSSDTNSNVLATPSITTLDNQEASFIVGDEVPILTGSQNSSNGNSNPFQTVERKEVGVKLKVVPQINEGTSVKLTIEQEVSGINGKTGVDVTFATRRLTTTVMADSGQIVVLGGLISEEVQESVQKVPFLGDLPIIGHLFKSSSSGKKKKNLMVFIKPTIIRDGITMEGIAGRKYNYFRALQLEQQSGGINLMPNSNVPILDEWDQDTYVPDDVNQVLERYKNGKGLETQMRETDPALRSINENKQKVDQDELNESGNNYNDSEQNDD; encoded by the coding sequence ATGAATAACAAAGGACTTCGACACAAGATTATTGCAGGCATGATAGCCGGTGCTGCGATGCTCGCTTCCCATGGCGCTTGGTCGGAACAATATGCTGCCAATTTCAAAGGTACTGACATACAAGAGTTTATTAACATTGTCGGTAAAAACCTGAATAAAACCATTATTGTCGATCCTACCGTGCGCGGTAAAATTAATGTGCGCAGTTATGATCTGTTAAATGACGATCAGTATTACCAATTTTTCCTCAATGTGCTGCAAGTCTATGGTTATGCCGTGGTTGAAATGGAAAACCATGTCATTAAGGTCATTAAAGATAAAGACGCTAAAACTGCTGCTATTCGTGTGGCAGATGACTCTACCCCAGGCCTAGGTGATGAAATGGTGACGCGTATTGTGGCGTTATACAATACCGAAGCCAAGCAACTTGCGCCGCTACTGCGTCAATTAAATGATAATGCAGGTGGCGGTAACGTTGTTAACTATGATCCATCCAACGTGTTAATGATCTCAGGTCGAGCCGCGGTTGTTAATAAGCTGGTGGATATTGTGCGCCGCGTGGATAAGCAGGGTGATACCGCTGTTCAGGTCGTGTCATTAGAGTTCGCGTCTGCAGGTGAAATAGTTCGTATTATTGATACGCTTTATCGCTCAAGTGCTAATCAAGCACAATTACCGGGTCAAGCCCCTAAAGTGGTTGCCGACGAGCGTATGAACGCTGTAATTGTTAGTGGTGATGAGAAAAGCCGTCAACGCGTGGTTGAATTAATTAAGCGTTTAGACGCAGAGCAAGCCACTACCGGCAACACTAAGGTGCGTTACTTACGTTATGCCAAGGCTGAAGATTTAGTTGAAGTGTTAACCGGTTTTGCACAGAATTTACAAAGTGATAAAGACGGCGGTGCTACCCAAGCCGGTGGCAGCAGTAAACGCCGTAATGAAATTAACATTATGGCTCACCCAGATACTAACGCATTAGTGATCAGTGCTGAGCCCGATCAAATGCGCACGATTGAAAGTGTCATTAATCAACTCGACATTCGTCGTGCACAGGTATTGGTCGAAGCGATTATTGTTGAAGTCGCCGAAGGCGATGATGTTGGTTTTGGTATTCAATGGGTTGCTGAAGCGGGTGGTGGCACTCAGTTTAATAACCTAGGCCCGACAATTGGCGAGATTGGTGCGGGTATATGGAGTGCTCGAGATCAAAAGGCGTCACAAACTTGTAGTGGTGCGGGAGATAACCAAACGTGTACTGACAATCCTGATACCCCTGGCGATATTACTTTACTTGCGCAAGCATTAGGCAAAGTAAACGGTATGGCTTGGGGCGTGGCAATGGGTGACTTTGGAGCGCTTATTCAAGCGGTATCAAGTGACACTAATTCAAACGTATTGGCAACGCCGTCTATTACCACCCTTGATAACCAAGAAGCCTCATTTATTGTCGGTGATGAAGTGCCTATTTTAACCGGTAGCCAAAATTCAAGTAATGGTAACAGTAACCCTTTCCAAACCGTTGAGCGTAAAGAAGTCGGTGTTAAGTTAAAAGTAGTACCACAAATTAACGAAGGCACGTCAGTTAAACTCACCATTGAACAAGAAGTGTCAGGTATTAATGGTAAAACCGGTGTCGATGTGACGTTTGCAACTCGCCGCTTAACCACTACCGTGATGGCGGATTCTGGTCAAATTGTGGTACTGGGCGGCTTAATCAGCGAAGAAGTACAAGAAAGCGTACAAAAAGTCCCATTTTTAGGCGATTTACCTATTATTGGCCATTTATTTAAATCGTCATCAAGCGGTAAGAAAAAGAAAAATCTAATGGTGTTTATTAAGCCAACCATTATCCGTGACGGTATTACCATGGAAGGCATAGCAGGCCGTAAATATAACTATTTCCGCGCATTGCAGCTTGAGCAGCAAAGCGGTGGCATTAACTTAATGCCTAACTCTAATGTGCCAATATTAGATGAATGGGATCAAGACACGTATGTTCCAGATGACGTTAACCAAGTCCTTGAACGTTATAAAAATGGTAAAGGGTTAGAAACCCAAATGCGTGAAACTGACCCAGCATTAAGAAGCATTAACGAAAACAAACAAAAAGTTGACCAAGATGAGTTAAACGAAAGCGGCAACAACTATAACGATAGTGAGCAGAATGATGACTGA
- the gspG gene encoding type II secretion system major pseudopilin GspG — translation MQKHSKQRGFTLLEVMVVIVILGILASMVVPNLMGNKDKADQQKAVSDIVALENALDMYKLENSTYPTTDQGLDALVQKPTSSPEPRNYREGGYVKRLPQDPWRNDYLLLSPGENSKLDIFSAGPDGQPGTEDDIGNWNLQDFQ, via the coding sequence ATGCAAAAGCACAGCAAACAACGTGGTTTTACCTTACTTGAGGTCATGGTTGTTATCGTTATTTTAGGCATTTTAGCGTCTATGGTCGTCCCTAACTTGATGGGCAACAAAGACAAGGCTGATCAACAAAAAGCCGTGTCAGATATTGTTGCTCTAGAAAATGCATTAGACATGTATAAATTAGAAAACAGTACCTACCCAACCACTGATCAAGGTTTAGATGCTTTAGTGCAAAAGCCGACATCATCACCAGAACCGCGTAATTATCGTGAAGGTGGTTATGTTAAACGGTTACCGCAAGATCCATGGCGCAACGATTATTTACTATTAAGCCCTGGTGAGAATAGCAAATTAGATATTTTTAGCGCAGGCCCAGATGGCCAACCAGGTACTGAAGATGATATCGGTAACTGGAACTTACAAGATTTCCAATAA
- the gspE gene encoding type II secretion system ATPase GspE — protein sequence MTDIAADPLAQASQELALEVEGDEVFRSNSKERLPFTFAHRFQLVLAKQDELLSLFYTEATPIEAMLEVRRYTGKDLPLFKLEKNTFEAKLTQAYQANSSEAQQLMEDIGNEMDLFTLAEELPQTEDLLEGDDDAPIIKLINALLSEAIKEEASDIHIETYEKQLIVRFRIDGVLKEVLKPNRKLSSLLVSRIKVMARLDIAEKRVPQDGRISLRIAGRAVDVRVSTMPSSHGERVVMRLLDKNTGNLDLQQLGMTSGIREQFDQLIRKPHGIILVTGPTGSGKSTTLYAGLTEINSKDTNILTVEDPIEYELEGIGQTQVNNKVDMTFARGLRAILRQDPDVVMIGEIRDLETAQIAVQASLTGHLVISTLHTNTASGAITRLQDMGVEPFLVSSSLLGVLAQRLIRTLCPKCKESHVPDERERELLGITANDTRVIFRAKGCKACGENGYRGRTGIHELLVVDDNVRELIHGGRGELAIEKYVRKNIPSIRHDGMSKVLAGVTTLEEVLRVTREE from the coding sequence ATGACTGATATCGCAGCGGATCCGTTGGCGCAGGCATCTCAAGAGTTAGCGCTAGAGGTGGAAGGCGATGAAGTCTTCCGCTCCAATAGCAAAGAGCGACTACCGTTTACTTTTGCCCATCGTTTTCAATTGGTGCTGGCAAAACAAGATGAGCTGTTGTCGCTGTTTTACACCGAAGCGACACCTATTGAAGCCATGCTTGAGGTACGTCGTTATACCGGAAAAGATTTACCCTTATTCAAATTGGAAAAAAACACTTTTGAGGCAAAATTAACCCAAGCCTATCAAGCCAATTCGTCAGAAGCACAACAGCTAATGGAAGATATTGGCAATGAGATGGACTTGTTTACCTTAGCTGAAGAACTGCCGCAAACAGAAGATTTGCTTGAAGGTGATGATGACGCACCAATCATTAAATTGATCAATGCCTTATTATCCGAAGCCATCAAAGAAGAAGCATCAGATATCCACATTGAAACCTATGAAAAGCAACTTATTGTTCGCTTCCGTATTGATGGTGTACTCAAAGAAGTTTTAAAGCCAAACCGCAAATTATCCTCTTTGTTAGTGTCACGTATTAAGGTGATGGCGCGATTAGACATAGCCGAAAAACGTGTTCCACAGGACGGGCGTATTTCATTGCGAATAGCTGGTCGTGCGGTTGATGTGCGTGTTTCGACCATGCCATCAAGTCATGGTGAACGGGTAGTAATGCGTCTACTGGATAAAAATACCGGTAACCTTGATTTACAACAATTAGGCATGACTTCAGGTATCCGCGAGCAATTTGATCAACTTATTCGTAAACCCCACGGCATAATTTTGGTGACCGGTCCAACAGGGTCTGGTAAAAGTACCACCTTGTATGCTGGCTTAACCGAAATTAACTCCAAAGACACCAATATCTTAACCGTTGAAGATCCTATCGAATATGAGCTAGAGGGTATAGGTCAAACGCAGGTTAACAACAAAGTCGACATGACATTTGCCCGCGGTTTACGCGCCATATTACGCCAAGATCCTGATGTAGTAATGATTGGTGAAATTCGTGATTTAGAAACCGCTCAAATTGCGGTGCAAGCGTCACTTACTGGTCACTTAGTCATCTCTACTTTGCATACTAATACCGCCTCAGGCGCCATTACGCGTCTGCAAGATATGGGCGTAGAGCCTTTTCTAGTGTCATCCAGTTTACTTGGCGTATTGGCGCAGCGATTAATTCGTACCTTGTGCCCTAAATGTAAAGAGTCGCATGTGCCAGATGAGCGTGAACGTGAGTTGTTAGGTATAACCGCCAATGACACACGGGTTATTTTCCGTGCTAAAGGCTGTAAAGCCTGTGGCGAAAATGGCTATCGAGGGCGTACCGGTATTCATGAACTGCTAGTGGTTGATGATAACGTGCGTGAGCTTATTCACGGTGGTCGTGGTGAATTAGCTATTGAAAAGTATGTTCGTAAAAACATTCCAAGTATTCGTCATGATGGTATGAGTAAAGTACTAGCAGGCGTGACTACATTAGAAGAAGTACTGCGCGTTACTCGCGAGGAATAA
- the gspF gene encoding type II secretion system inner membrane protein GspF: MAAFEYKALDKKGKQQKGVIEADSARHARSQLREQRLMPVEIQQVADKEARSQSGGFSFGNLFKKRISVAELALITRQIATLVAAGLPIEEALKAVGQQSEKARLGNMIMAVRSRVVEGYSLADSMAEFPHVFDDLYRAMVASGEKSGHLEVVLNRLADYTERRQQLKSKLTQAMIYPAVLTTVAVGVIAVLLAAVVPKVVGQFEHMGQELPGTTQFLILASDFVQNYGFILVGLIIILFAGFKRLLTQPAMRMKFDSLLLKLPVIGKVSKSINTARFARTLSILSASAVPLLDGMRIASEVLQNVKVRAAVDDASARVREGTSLGAALTNTKLFPAMMLYMIASGEKSGQLENMLERAADNQDREFESNVNIAIGVFEPLLVVSMAGVVLFIVMAILQPILELNNLISG, translated from the coding sequence ATGGCAGCGTTTGAATACAAAGCCCTTGATAAAAAAGGCAAGCAACAAAAAGGGGTGATAGAAGCCGACTCGGCGCGTCATGCCCGTAGTCAATTGCGTGAACAACGCCTAATGCCGGTAGAAATACAGCAAGTGGCAGATAAAGAAGCGCGTTCACAAAGTGGCGGCTTTAGTTTTGGTAACTTATTCAAAAAACGTATTTCGGTTGCAGAATTAGCGCTAATTACCCGACAAATCGCCACCTTAGTTGCCGCAGGCTTACCAATTGAAGAAGCCTTAAAAGCGGTAGGGCAACAATCTGAAAAAGCCCGTTTAGGTAATATGATCATGGCAGTTCGCTCACGAGTTGTTGAAGGTTATAGCCTTGCTGACTCAATGGCGGAGTTCCCCCATGTATTTGATGATTTATATCGTGCCATGGTAGCGTCGGGTGAAAAATCTGGCCATTTAGAAGTGGTATTAAATCGTTTAGCCGACTACACCGAACGCCGTCAGCAATTAAAATCAAAATTAACTCAGGCAATGATCTATCCTGCGGTACTGACTACGGTTGCCGTAGGCGTTATTGCGGTGTTATTGGCCGCCGTTGTGCCTAAAGTGGTAGGGCAATTTGAACATATGGGGCAAGAGTTACCCGGAACAACCCAGTTTTTAATTCTTGCTTCAGATTTTGTGCAAAACTACGGTTTTATTCTTGTGGGTTTGATCATTATTTTGTTTGCTGGGTTTAAACGATTATTAACTCAGCCCGCAATGCGGATGAAGTTTGATTCTTTGTTATTGAAACTTCCGGTGATTGGTAAGGTCAGTAAGAGTATCAATACCGCGCGATTTGCTCGGACACTGAGTATTTTATCTGCCAGCGCGGTGCCATTATTAGACGGTATGCGTATTGCCAGTGAGGTACTGCAAAATGTTAAAGTGCGTGCCGCTGTTGATGATGCCAGTGCGAGAGTGCGAGAAGGTACCAGTTTAGGAGCCGCACTAACCAACACTAAACTGTTTCCCGCTATGATGCTGTATATGATAGCTTCAGGTGAAAAAAGTGGTCAGCTAGAAAATATGTTAGAACGTGCGGCAGATAACCAAGACCGTGAATTTGAATCAAACGTCAATATTGCTATCGGAGTATTTGAACCCTTGCTTGTTGTTAGCATGGCGGGTGTGGTGTTATTTATTGTAATGGCAATCTTACAACCTATTTTAGAACTCAATAATTTAATCAGCGGTTAA
- the gspH gene encoding type II secretion system minor pseudopilin GspH has product MQKYRQSGFTLLEVLLVALLMGLAASAVTLSMSTAGPEQALKKQAQRFMTAVELVLDETVLSGQFIGIVVDDGAYQFVNYKDSKWQSIEQDKLLSEHELAPGMTLNLVLDGMPLDQEDEQQDSWFDEPFIDEPSAEEKKKNPEPQILLFPSGEMTPFELNFTTYNENRQAIDVLVVGDALGRLSIGRFDE; this is encoded by the coding sequence ATGCAAAAATATCGTCAATCGGGTTTCACGCTACTAGAGGTTTTGCTTGTGGCACTATTGATGGGGCTAGCCGCTTCGGCTGTTACCCTGTCAATGAGCACTGCTGGGCCTGAGCAAGCGCTAAAAAAGCAAGCTCAACGCTTTATGACAGCCGTGGAGCTAGTGTTAGATGAAACCGTATTAAGTGGTCAATTCATTGGCATAGTGGTTGACGATGGCGCATATCAATTTGTGAATTATAAAGACAGTAAATGGCAATCCATAGAGCAAGATAAGCTGTTATCTGAACATGAGTTAGCGCCAGGTATGACGCTTAATCTAGTATTAGATGGTATGCCACTGGACCAAGAAGATGAGCAACAAGACTCTTGGTTTGATGAACCCTTTATTGATGAGCCAAGCGCTGAAGAGAAAAAGAAAAATCCTGAACCGCAAATTTTATTGTTTCCAAGTGGTGAGATGACACCATTTGAACTGAACTTTACGACTTACAATGAAAACAGACAAGCTATCGATGTATTAGTTGTCGGCGATGCGCTAGGTCGCCTGTCGATAGGGCGTTTTGATGAATAA
- the gspK gene encoding type II secretion system minor pseudopilin GspK: MGRHKQQGVAMIVVILIVAVVVTIATNITSRNQLSMRRTLNLAQYDQAYWYALSGEELAMKVLKQDFEDADGKIVHRQQYWALADVIFPVEDGQIAGKIQDMRACFNLNAVGLESKEVENGQPKLTLAAKQFQGVLIALGMDEFGAERLTHTLKDYIDVDTLSGPFGAEDAEYESRKIPYRAANTLMQHRSELRAVLGFTQDIYVKLLPYICAIPGDDRQLLNVNTIEVEQAALMVGMLDNQISISDAESIINQRPAGGFEKIEDFWENSSVRGIKTEATLRSSFVITSDYFLLRSGAKVDNAIFRMDSVLKRSGNNIDVITRQYGGQQ, translated from the coding sequence ATGGGACGTCATAAGCAACAGGGCGTAGCCATGATAGTGGTTATTTTAATTGTGGCCGTCGTGGTGACAATTGCCACTAATATTACCAGTCGTAACCAGTTATCTATGCGCCGCACCCTTAATTTAGCGCAATATGACCAGGCTTATTGGTATGCACTATCAGGTGAAGAGTTGGCGATGAAAGTCCTTAAACAAGACTTTGAAGATGCTGACGGTAAAATAGTTCATCGTCAGCAATATTGGGCTTTAGCCGATGTGATTTTTCCTGTCGAAGACGGTCAAATTGCCGGAAAAATACAAGACATGCGTGCCTGTTTTAATTTGAATGCTGTAGGGTTAGAGTCAAAAGAGGTTGAGAATGGGCAACCCAAACTCACTTTAGCGGCTAAGCAGTTTCAAGGGGTGTTAATTGCCCTAGGTATGGATGAGTTTGGGGCTGAGCGTTTAACACATACCCTAAAAGATTATATTGATGTAGATACCTTATCCGGCCCATTTGGAGCAGAAGATGCGGAATATGAGTCACGAAAAATACCCTATCGTGCGGCAAATACGTTAATGCAGCATCGCAGTGAGTTACGGGCGGTATTGGGTTTTACTCAAGATATATATGTAAAATTATTACCCTATATCTGTGCAATACCCGGTGATGATCGCCAACTATTAAATGTAAATACCATTGAAGTGGAACAAGCAGCCTTGATGGTAGGTATGCTAGACAATCAGATATCTATTTCAGATGCCGAAAGTATTATTAATCAGCGACCCGCTGGTGGTTTTGAAAAAATAGAAGATTTTTGGGAGAACTCCTCAGTAAGAGGCATAAAAACTGAAGCGACTCTGCGTTCAAGCTTTGTGATTACGAGTGACTACTTTTTACTGCGCTCAGGTGCCAAAGTAGATAATGCAATATTCAGAATGGACAGCGTACTAAAACGCAGTGGTAATAATATCGATGTCATCACTCGCCAGTACGGTGGCCAACAATAA
- the hslO gene encoding Hsp33 family molecular chaperone HslO has translation MTNDILHRYLFDNADVRGEIVQLQDCYQQVLSAHDYPVAVQILLGQLMAATSLLTATIKFSGDISVQLQGDGPVSLAVINGNNKQVLRGVSRWKGDIAADASLQDMMGKGYMVITLTLDEGERYQGIVSLDHPNMAACLEEYFNQSEQLPTQIQLFANGQQAAGMLLQVLPSKSAENEDYEHLSAITATIKADELFTLDAEQVLHRLYHQEEVRLFDPVDVTFKCSCSRERSAAAIRTIPQTEAEQILAEEGKIDMGCEYCSVMYTFDSIDIASIYAISPTSDTAQ, from the coding sequence ATGACTAACGATATATTACACCGCTACCTGTTTGATAACGCTGATGTCCGTGGTGAAATTGTTCAATTACAAGACTGTTACCAACAAGTGCTATCAGCCCATGATTACCCTGTCGCGGTACAGATTTTATTAGGCCAATTGATGGCTGCAACGTCTTTACTTACCGCCACAATAAAGTTCTCAGGCGACATTAGTGTCCAACTACAAGGTGACGGCCCAGTTTCTTTAGCAGTCATTAATGGCAATAACAAACAAGTATTACGCGGTGTGTCACGCTGGAAAGGCGATATTGCCGCAGATGCTAGCCTGCAAGATATGATGGGTAAAGGCTACATGGTAATCACTCTAACCCTGGACGAAGGTGAGCGTTATCAAGGTATTGTTTCGCTAGACCACCCTAATATGGCGGCATGTTTAGAAGAATACTTTAACCAGTCAGAACAGTTACCAACCCAAATCCAGCTCTTTGCCAACGGCCAACAAGCTGCAGGTATGCTATTGCAGGTGTTACCTTCTAAATCAGCAGAAAATGAAGACTATGAGCACTTATCAGCCATTACCGCCACGATTAAAGCTGATGAGCTATTCACCCTTGACGCGGAGCAAGTATTACACCGCTTATATCATCAAGAAGAAGTGCGTTTATTTGACCCTGTTGATGTAACATTTAAATGCAGTTGCTCACGCGAGCGCAGCGCAGCGGCTATTCGTACCATTCCACAAACAGAAGCAGAGCAGATTTTAGCTGAGGAAGGTAAAATTGATATGGGCTGCGAATACTGTTCGGTAATGTACACCTTTGATAGTATCGACATCGCATCTATTTATGCCATCAGCCCAACTAGCGACACAGCACAGTAA
- the hslR gene encoding ribosome-associated heat shock protein Hsp15 translates to MKDNKSDKSTIRLDKWLWAARFYKTRALAKDMINGGKVHYNGQRTKSSKNAELGSTIRIRQGHDDREVIIVKLSEHRQGAEIAKSLYQETEQSVVKREFNAEARRLNMLNNPVPDHKPDKKQRRQLMRFKEL, encoded by the coding sequence TTGAAAGACAATAAGTCCGATAAATCCACTATTAGGCTCGACAAATGGCTTTGGGCTGCTCGTTTTTACAAAACCCGCGCATTAGCCAAAGACATGATTAACGGCGGTAAAGTACATTACAATGGACAACGTACTAAATCCAGTAAGAATGCTGAATTAGGCTCTACAATACGGATCCGCCAAGGTCATGATGATAGAGAAGTCATTATTGTAAAGCTATCTGAACATCGCCAAGGTGCTGAAATTGCAAAAAGCCTCTATCAAGAAACTGAACAAAGTGTGGTTAAACGTGAGTTTAACGCCGAAGCAAGACGATTAAACATGCTAAATAACCCGGTTCCTGATCATAAACCGGATAAAAAACAGCGCAGACAGCTTATGCGCTTCAAAGAATTATAG